One window of the Gemmatimonadota bacterium genome contains the following:
- a CDS encoding DUF4388 domain-containing protein, whose amino-acid sequence MAIKGSLREASLADVCQLLAMGMKSGCLSITDRERFGRIYFDGGRITFASVVNRRDRLGDLLVAEGVVSAEQLAEALQEQGRSPERRLGQILLARGWLDEEALRERVRAQIEEAVYFLFTWSQGGFFFEVDQRPGETEFLVSINPESLLLEGARRVDEWSVIAKKIPSLEDVFDLDHDRLHDAGLALTPEQERILPLVDGATTVAEIADRSGLAEFDAGKALYGLIQAGFAQRVGQRAQGASAEREADFSERLNLGTAFYSTGMLEEAEAEFRRVLEIRPKDSAARSYLARIALQRGRPRDAVQRLKAVLEEQGPQHGAFVSLAYGLRMLERAADALLVLDEAESLAPDSEIVSLHRAAILAERGDWGGAGEHLVEYRRRLGDRPPSAPFFHLAGLLAAVTGRLDEARATMEAGLRAFPESAPLLLLAGAIAERQADLDEAERLYLRALDADRQLPQTYKNLGDIAYRRGLHDDAMDQYRKATTSAPDLGDDVFARMGNLHLKRGEREDAIRCWRRALDLNPRNEVVRKNLAVVGNAE is encoded by the coding sequence ATGGCAATCAAGGGGAGCCTCCGAGAGGCGAGCCTGGCGGACGTGTGCCAGCTGCTGGCGATGGGGATGAAGTCGGGCTGCCTGTCCATCACCGACCGCGAGCGCTTCGGCCGCATCTACTTCGACGGGGGCCGCATCACGTTCGCCAGCGTGGTGAACCGGCGCGACCGGCTGGGCGACCTCCTGGTGGCCGAGGGCGTGGTGTCGGCCGAACAGCTCGCCGAAGCGTTGCAGGAGCAGGGCCGATCCCCCGAGCGCCGCCTGGGGCAGATCCTGCTCGCGCGCGGGTGGCTCGACGAGGAGGCGCTGCGGGAGCGCGTCCGGGCGCAGATCGAAGAGGCGGTTTACTTCCTGTTCACGTGGTCTCAGGGGGGTTTCTTTTTCGAGGTGGATCAACGTCCGGGCGAGACCGAGTTCCTGGTGTCGATCAACCCGGAAAGCCTGCTCCTGGAGGGCGCCCGCAGGGTGGACGAGTGGAGCGTCATCGCCAAGAAGATCCCTTCTCTGGAGGACGTCTTCGATCTGGACCACGACCGGCTGCACGACGCGGGATTGGCGCTGACGCCGGAGCAGGAGAGGATCCTGCCGCTCGTGGATGGAGCGACGACCGTCGCGGAGATCGCCGATCGCAGCGGCCTGGCGGAGTTCGACGCCGGCAAGGCCCTCTACGGACTGATTCAGGCGGGGTTCGCGCAGCGGGTGGGCCAGCGCGCGCAGGGCGCCAGCGCCGAGCGGGAAGCGGACTTCAGCGAGCGGCTGAACCTGGGCACGGCGTTCTACTCGACGGGCATGCTCGAGGAGGCCGAGGCGGAGTTCCGGCGCGTGCTCGAGATCAGGCCCAAGGACTCCGCCGCGCGTTCCTACCTGGCCAGGATCGCACTGCAGCGAGGCCGGCCACGCGACGCGGTCCAGCGGCTCAAGGCCGTCCTGGAAGAACAGGGCCCCCAGCACGGCGCGTTCGTATCGCTCGCCTACGGGCTGCGCATGCTCGAGCGCGCCGCCGACGCGCTGCTGGTTCTGGACGAGGCGGAGTCATTGGCGCCCGATTCGGAGATCGTATCGCTCCACAGGGCGGCGATCCTCGCCGAGCGGGGCGACTGGGGCGGCGCCGGCGAACACCTCGTCGAGTACCGGCGCAGGTTGGGCGACCGACCCCCCTCGGCGCCGTTCTTTCACCTGGCCGGCCTGCTCGCGGCGGTGACCGGACGCCTGGACGAGGCGCGCGCGACAATGGAAGCGGGCCTGCGTGCCTTTCCGGAGTCCGCCCCGCTGCTACTGCTGGCGGGAGCCATCGCGGAACGCCAGGCCGACCTGGACGAGGCCGAGCGCCTGTACCTGCGCGCGCTGGACGCGGATCGGCAGTTGCCCCAGACCTACAAGAACCTGGGCGACATCGCCTATCGCCGGGGCCTCCACGACGACGCGATGGACCAGTACCGCAAGGCCACCACGTCCGCCCCCGACCTGGGAGACGACGTGTTCGCCCGCATGGGCAATCTGCACCTCAAGCGCGGCGAGCGGGAAGACGCGATCCGTTGCTGGCGTAGGGCGTTGGACCTGAATCCGCGCAACGAGGTGGTCCGCAAGAATCTGGCGGTCGTTGGGAATGCGGAGTGA
- a CDS encoding gliding-motility protein MglA, producing the protein MSLVNYSTREITCKIVYYGPGRSGKTTNLQHVHGRLPRGRTGEMMSLATETDRTLFFDFLPLDLGSISGFRTRLQLYTVPGQVYYDATRKLVLRGADGVVFVADSQPRVLAENVTSLRNLHENLSAEGLDVREVPLVMQYNKRDLPDALPVEVLSDVLNFRGVPEYAATAISGEGVFETLRTASELVLRRLSDRYRQPIVPAPTAGQGVGS; encoded by the coding sequence ATGTCGCTGGTCAACTACTCCACCCGCGAGATCACCTGCAAGATCGTCTACTACGGGCCAGGGCGATCCGGCAAGACGACCAATCTTCAGCACGTGCACGGCCGGCTGCCGCGCGGCCGCACGGGCGAAATGATGTCCCTCGCCACGGAGACCGACCGCACCCTGTTCTTCGATTTTCTCCCCCTCGATCTGGGATCCATCTCGGGGTTTCGGACTCGGCTTCAGCTCTACACGGTGCCCGGGCAGGTCTACTACGACGCGACCCGAAAGCTGGTGCTGCGAGGCGCCGACGGGGTCGTGTTCGTCGCGGATTCGCAGCCGCGCGTGCTCGCGGAGAACGTGACCAGCCTGCGTAACCTGCACGAGAATCTCTCCGCCGAGGGCCTGGACGTGCGTGAGGTGCCGCTGGTGATGCAATACAACAAGCGCGACCTGCCGGACGCGTTGCCGGTTGAGGTGCTCAGCGACGTGCTCAACTTCCGGGGCGTGCCCGAGTACGCCGCTACGGCCATTAGCGGAGAGGGCGTGTTCGAAACGCTGAGAACGGCCAGCGAGCTCGTGCTACGGCGACTTTCCGACCGGTATAGGCAGCCGATCGTGCCGGCGCCGACCGCGGGGCAGGGGGTGGGGTCGTGA
- a CDS encoding protein-glutamate O-methyltransferase CheR: protein MRSDAPASIESAIDGSAALLPLASGTLSPEQAAELDALTRQIDLATGLSLSRYKEACFRRRVAVRMRATGAASYQEYAGVLHADPAEYERLLAAVTINVSRFFRNRDVWRHMAERVLPELVARPDAFLNLWSAGCAAGEEAYTLAMLLDEFDRLRPGSGSRRFRLVATDIDPDALDAARAAAYADLGLAETTDEDRARWFEAGGPPHRPVDRIRRKAAFWHLDLLAGRYPRGQHLICCRNVIMYFDSESQAAILERLHQALVPGGFLVLGRAESLVGASATLYDTVSVPLRVYRRRP, encoded by the coding sequence ATGCGGAGTGACGCGCCCGCTTCGATCGAGAGCGCGATCGATGGGTCGGCCGCTCTGCTTCCGCTGGCGTCCGGCACGCTCTCGCCGGAGCAGGCGGCGGAACTGGATGCGCTCACGCGCCAGATAGACCTGGCCACCGGGCTCTCGCTGTCGCGCTACAAGGAGGCCTGTTTTCGGCGCAGAGTGGCGGTGCGCATGCGGGCCACCGGGGCCGCCAGCTACCAGGAGTACGCTGGCGTCCTCCACGCGGACCCCGCGGAGTACGAGCGCCTGCTCGCCGCGGTCACGATCAACGTCAGCAGGTTCTTCCGGAACCGCGACGTCTGGCGCCACATGGCCGAGCGGGTGCTGCCGGAGCTCGTCGCGCGCCCCGACGCGTTTCTGAACCTCTGGAGCGCGGGCTGCGCGGCCGGCGAGGAGGCGTACACGCTGGCGATGCTCCTGGACGAGTTCGACCGGCTCCGACCCGGCTCCGGCTCCCGCCGCTTTCGCCTCGTAGCGACGGACATCGACCCCGACGCGCTGGACGCGGCGCGCGCCGCGGCGTACGCGGACCTGGGGCTCGCGGAGACCACGGACGAAGACCGAGCTCGCTGGTTCGAGGCGGGCGGCCCGCCCCACAGACCGGTGGATCGCATCAGGCGAAAGGCGGCTTTCTGGCACCTGGATCTGCTCGCGGGCCGGTATCCCCGCGGTCAGCACCTGATCTGCTGCCGCAACGTCATCATGTACTTCGATTCCGAGTCCCAGGCGGCCATTCTGGAGAGGCTGCACCAGGCGCTCGTGCCCGGTGGGTTCCTCGTGCTGGGCCGCGCCGAGAGCCTGGTAGGGGCTTCGGCGACCCTCTACGACACGGTTTCCGTCCCGCTGCGCGTGTACAGGCGGCGCCCGTGA
- a CDS encoding roadblock/LC7 domain-containing protein → MRTQEELAVLVERLRAPLREFVRESRVRTAVLVNASGQLLAQQGFSRGYEVTNVASLAAAAHAAAGALADMTGVRRWTHLHNQGRTQQMLLAPHEVGGSDLILVAIFDRATSLGIVRLFSDRLGDQLREIRELGGASSVRDASRFEHELEAGVRRVMGERG, encoded by the coding sequence GTGAGAACGCAGGAGGAGCTGGCTGTCCTCGTCGAGCGGCTGCGCGCGCCCCTCCGCGAGTTCGTGCGCGAGAGCAGGGTGCGCACGGCCGTGCTCGTGAACGCCAGCGGCCAGCTTCTCGCCCAGCAGGGATTCAGCCGCGGCTACGAGGTTACTAACGTGGCTTCGCTGGCGGCGGCCGCCCACGCCGCAGCGGGTGCCCTCGCGGACATGACGGGCGTACGCAGGTGGACTCACCTGCACAACCAGGGACGAACCCAGCAGATGCTGCTGGCGCCGCACGAAGTTGGAGGCTCCGACTTGATCCTCGTAGCCATCTTCGACAGGGCGACATCGCTGGGGATAGTGCGGCTGTTCAGCGACCGGCTCGGCGACCAGCTCCGGGAGATCCGGGAGCTCGGCGGGGCCAGCTCCGTGCGGGACGCGAGCCGCTTCGAGCACGAGTTGGAGGCCGGGGTTCGACGGGTGATGGGAGAGCGCGGATAG
- a CDS encoding roadblock/LC7 domain-containing protein has protein sequence MVEAYERALERLLRVDGVRAALLVDADMGVPVVMEVDSDVDGNATAALAAELFRRTARGSDLAGAGRLRTLQLAASGGYLHVAGAGEMLIVALAAPDAQLASLSVEASRAVEALA, from the coding sequence GTGGTTGAGGCATACGAACGCGCGCTGGAGCGGCTGCTCAGGGTAGACGGCGTGCGCGCCGCCCTGCTGGTCGACGCCGACATGGGCGTGCCGGTAGTCATGGAGGTCGACTCCGACGTAGACGGGAACGCCACTGCGGCGCTCGCGGCGGAGCTGTTCCGGCGCACCGCGCGCGGCAGCGACCTCGCCGGCGCCGGGCGATTGCGCACGCTGCAGTTGGCCGCCAGCGGCGGTTACCTGCACGTCGCGGGGGCCGGGGAGATGCTCATCGTCGCGCTGGCCGCTCCCGACGCGCAGCTGGCATCGTTGAGCGTGGAGGCGAGCCGCGCGGTAGAGGCGCTCGCGTGA
- a CDS encoding tetratricopeptide repeat protein, with protein sequence MTKPAPADVQRWSLEVARDPGAPTFVNLADAYRRQGNLDGALRVCLRGLERRPDHAGAHALLARLHLERGEREKAFDEWGVVLRLDPAHFEANRGMGFVRLERGDLLGATAYLERAAARRPADALTREALELVARKTAQAAPSGPLLGHQAAASEASRPPAPAPPPGPVADTRSTPTPTPAPAGQGDSPASAAPSARDPGRLFEELAGNGPFRGALLVDGAGFVIGGRLGTPAVESDAAGAALRGAAGEAERTAELLGLGAWRGVHMQTDDAAAHLGPVGKRHAVLITADGVAPTGWVLHTAGAASEIARAFLGEDRG encoded by the coding sequence ATGACGAAGCCCGCGCCCGCTGACGTGCAGCGGTGGAGCCTGGAGGTCGCCCGCGATCCGGGTGCGCCGACGTTCGTGAACCTGGCCGACGCGTACCGGCGGCAGGGGAACCTGGACGGCGCGCTGCGCGTGTGTCTGCGTGGCCTGGAGCGGCGGCCCGACCACGCCGGCGCACACGCGCTCCTGGCGCGGCTCCATCTCGAGCGAGGGGAACGCGAGAAGGCCTTCGACGAGTGGGGGGTCGTGCTGCGGCTGGACCCCGCGCACTTCGAAGCGAACCGGGGCATGGGCTTCGTGCGCCTGGAGCGTGGCGACCTGCTCGGGGCCACCGCATACCTGGAGCGCGCGGCCGCTCGTCGCCCGGCCGACGCGCTCACGCGGGAGGCGCTCGAGTTGGTGGCGCGCAAGACAGCGCAGGCGGCGCCCTCCGGGCCGCTCCTGGGGCACCAGGCGGCCGCAAGCGAGGCGTCGCGTCCGCCGGCCCCCGCGCCCCCACCCGGCCCGGTCGCCGACACGCGGTCGACCCCGACCCCCACGCCAGCGCCCGCCGGCCAGGGAGACTCCCCCGCGAGCGCGGCGCCAAGCGCGCGTGATCCCGGGCGACTGTTCGAGGAGCTGGCCGGAAACGGCCCGTTTCGCGGCGCGCTCCTGGTCGACGGCGCCGGCTTCGTCATAGGCGGTCGACTCGGAACTCCCGCCGTGGAGTCGGACGCCGCCGGGGCGGCGTTGCGGGGGGCCGCCGGCGAGGCCGAGCGGACGGCCGAGTTGCTGGGTCTGGGCGCCTGGCGGGGGGTTCACATGCAGACCGACGACGCGGCCGCCCACCTGGGTCCTGTGGGGAAGCGGCACGCCGTCCTGATAACCGCCGACGGCGTCGCGCCGACCGGCTGGGTGCTGCACACCGCGGGCGCGGCGTCCGAGATCGCGCGCGCGTTCCTGGGAGAAGACCGTGGTTGA
- a CDS encoding DnaA/Hda family protein codes for MNSVDLVPSFTFDNFVVGTGNRLSVAAAKRVAESPGSSYNPLFIYGGSGLGKTHLVTSIGHQAGLDHPALKVVYDTLERFMDRAMEAIEAGDRDAFRARFQDVGLLILDDVQFLAGKRRTQEELIRVWDAMSARGGQVVLTSDRPPQEIDGLDDRLLSRFSGGLIVDIGAPDLETRVAIVRRKAEEQAQELADGVAELLARSTFSNVRELQGALNRVLAIQELEERVVGTDEAGRLVGVGPEPKGESEFGDFVADVSLAMDTVVSRSAEDQQLAGAVMRWEADGYRTSRLEALLHGSHGPSEVEEAVRAFEADVDRLREIDAQIRSVDPGAPELHWGVLRDPDRIGDAEAMLAAVRQRRQPLPAPPSEYQFARVELDDGSLALRAARAAAEQPGSRYNPLYVHGHASPVRSALLGALGNRIAERNPDRPVAFMSGKAFADELIQALERNQVEEWRARFRGAGALLLEDVDILADTERAQEELFHLFDALLRSGAQLAFTGTVPPAQIAGLEDRLRSRLAAGLVVGLEDRAGGGAEEAEGPGGDAAAAPAEPPPPQREPAASLSSGADGAGGHEDAFFLARDKVVWRWPYVAQWLTEGDR; via the coding sequence GTGAACTCGGTCGACCTCGTTCCCTCGTTCACCTTCGACAATTTCGTCGTGGGTACCGGCAACCGTCTTTCCGTGGCCGCGGCCAAGCGCGTGGCGGAGTCGCCCGGGTCGTCGTACAACCCGCTGTTCATCTACGGCGGCTCCGGGCTCGGCAAGACGCACCTCGTGACCTCGATCGGCCACCAGGCCGGCTTGGACCACCCGGCGCTCAAGGTCGTCTACGACACGCTCGAACGCTTCATGGATCGGGCGATGGAGGCCATCGAGGCCGGAGACCGCGACGCGTTCCGCGCCCGTTTCCAGGACGTGGGTCTGCTCATCCTGGACGACGTGCAGTTCCTGGCCGGGAAACGCAGGACGCAGGAGGAGTTGATCCGCGTGTGGGACGCCATGTCGGCCCGCGGGGGACAGGTCGTGTTGACCAGCGACCGGCCGCCGCAGGAGATCGACGGGTTGGACGACAGGCTCCTGTCGCGTTTTTCGGGCGGCCTCATAGTGGACATCGGTGCCCCCGACCTGGAGACCAGGGTCGCCATCGTGCGCCGCAAGGCCGAGGAGCAGGCCCAGGAACTGGCCGACGGTGTCGCCGAGCTGCTGGCACGCTCGACCTTCTCCAACGTGCGCGAGCTCCAGGGCGCCTTGAACCGGGTGCTCGCCATTCAGGAACTCGAGGAACGCGTCGTTGGGACGGATGAAGCGGGGCGCCTCGTGGGCGTGGGTCCCGAGCCGAAGGGGGAGTCGGAGTTCGGCGACTTCGTGGCCGACGTGTCGCTCGCGATGGACACGGTCGTGTCCCGCTCCGCCGAGGATCAACAGCTCGCGGGGGCGGTCATGAGGTGGGAGGCGGACGGCTACCGCACCAGCCGGCTGGAGGCCCTCCTGCACGGATCGCACGGCCCGTCCGAAGTGGAGGAAGCGGTGCGCGCCTTCGAGGCCGACGTGGATCGGTTGCGGGAAATCGACGCCCAGATCCGTTCGGTGGATCCGGGCGCACCCGAGCTGCACTGGGGTGTGCTGCGCGATCCGGACCGGATCGGCGACGCCGAGGCCATGCTCGCGGCCGTGCGGCAGCGGCGTCAACCGCTGCCCGCCCCCCCGTCGGAGTATCAATTCGCGCGCGTAGAGCTGGATGACGGCAGCCTGGCTCTGCGCGCCGCCCGCGCGGCGGCAGAACAACCCGGCTCGCGCTACAACCCGCTGTACGTCCACGGCCACGCCTCGCCGGTTCGGTCCGCGCTGCTCGGCGCACTGGGGAACCGCATCGCCGAGCGCAATCCGGACCGGCCGGTGGCGTTCATGTCGGGCAAGGCGTTCGCGGATGAGCTGATCCAGGCCCTCGAGCGCAACCAGGTCGAGGAGTGGCGAGCGCGCTTCCGCGGCGCCGGCGCACTGTTGCTCGAGGACGTGGACATCTTGGCCGATACCGAACGCGCCCAGGAGGAGTTGTTCCACCTGTTCGACGCGCTGCTCAGGAGCGGCGCGCAGTTGGCGTTCACCGGGACCGTACCGCCGGCGCAGATAGCGGGGTTGGAGGACCGCCTGCGCTCCCGTCTGGCGGCCGGCCTCGTGGTCGGGCTGGAGGACAGGGCCGGCGGCGGGGCCGAAGAAGCCGAGGGCCCGGGAGGGGACGCCGCCGCGGCACCGGCGGAGCCGCCCCCCCCGCAGCGGGAGCCGGCGGCGTCGCTGTCGAGCGGGGCCGACGGAGCCGGAGGGCACGAGGACGCCTTCTTCTTGGCGCGCGACAAGGTCGTGTGGCGCTGGCCCTACGTGGCCCAGTGGCTGACGGAGGGGGACCGATGA
- the cheB gene encoding chemotaxis-specific protein-glutamate methyltransferase CheB, protein MTGPPGVLVVDDSVMMRSFVRDVVERSQEFSVVGEAATGYEAIRQVHETDPAIVALDLRMPDLDGLDALGYIMSEAPRPVVVVSALDARGEEVLRALDYGAAEIVAKPATLEDEAPFAERLLRALRAAAMARITNLRFRPPVPPRRRRRASRTESAPAPAVVGIVASTGGPRALMELVPGLSPTLPAAVLIAQHMPPRFTASLAERLDGVARLPVREAAHGEPVAAGCAYLAPGGTHLEIGRDGEHWIQRLVDSPPVHGVRPSGDILLASLARHAGPRAVGAVLTGMGRDGAEGLRAIREVGGGTLAQDRDTSVIFGMPAAAAPYAARVAPLHGMADALAEAVAERPRPRARSRRGRR, encoded by the coding sequence GTGACCGGCCCGCCCGGAGTTCTGGTCGTGGACGACAGCGTGATGATGCGCTCCTTCGTGCGCGACGTCGTCGAGCGGTCACAGGAATTCTCCGTGGTCGGAGAGGCGGCGACCGGGTACGAGGCGATCCGGCAGGTGCACGAGACCGACCCCGCGATCGTAGCGCTCGACCTGCGCATGCCCGACCTCGACGGCCTCGACGCGCTGGGGTACATCATGAGCGAGGCCCCGCGGCCGGTCGTCGTCGTGTCCGCGCTGGATGCGCGCGGGGAGGAGGTGCTGAGGGCGCTCGACTACGGCGCCGCCGAGATCGTCGCGAAGCCGGCTACCCTGGAGGACGAGGCGCCGTTCGCGGAACGCCTCCTGAGGGCGCTTCGCGCGGCCGCCATGGCCCGGATCACGAACCTGCGGTTTCGCCCGCCGGTGCCGCCTCGCCGACGCCGCCGGGCGTCGCGCACCGAATCGGCGCCGGCGCCGGCGGTGGTGGGCATCGTGGCCTCCACCGGGGGGCCGCGCGCGCTCATGGAGCTGGTGCCCGGTCTGTCACCCACCCTGCCCGCCGCGGTGCTCATCGCGCAGCACATGCCGCCGCGCTTCACGGCGTCGCTGGCGGAGCGCCTGGACGGCGTCGCGCGGCTTCCCGTGCGCGAGGCGGCGCACGGCGAGCCGGTGGCGGCCGGCTGCGCCTACCTGGCACCGGGTGGGACCCACCTGGAGATCGGCCGCGACGGGGAACACTGGATCCAGCGGCTCGTGGACAGCCCGCCCGTGCACGGCGTGCGGCCCTCGGGGGACATCCTGCTGGCGTCGCTGGCGCGTCACGCCGGGCCTCGCGCCGTGGGCGCCGTGCTGACGGGGATGGGGCGGGACGGCGCGGAGGGGCTGCGAGCAATCCGCGAGGTGGGCGGCGGCACGCTGGCGCAGGATCGCGATACGTCCGTGATCTTCGGCATGCCGGCGGCGGCGGCGCCGTACGCGGCTCGCGTCGCTCCACTGCACGGGATGGCCGACGCTCTTGCCGAGGCCGTGGCGGAGCGGCCGCGGCCGCGCGCTCGGAGCCGCCGAGGGCGCCGGTGA